A genomic segment from Methanosphaera sp. WGK6 encodes:
- a CDS encoding Ig-like domain-containing protein, with protein MILFILTSVGAISATNSSSDDMNDVQDSSVSVQTQSTVNEVQNMKSITNENITNIKSSNNQKTLSKDTSDIIYVTSNGTGDGKTINNATTLEQALSHITNNGTIQLVTNNNANSDTYKFNNQLTIDNTTVKSGATIFSIIGIYGKTITFDGQNKTRILLITNKYNITIKNIVFTNANSTTGAALYNKGTIILKNNTFINNNANFGAALYSMGNSTITDNNYFIANHVTKNGGAIYNYGVMYLRNNNFTQNTATQWSGAVHNARNITIMNNRMALNTAGQLGGAITNNGNATITGNTLKQNRGKYGGAIHNGEYALIEKNIIRENNASQTGGAIANKGIVVVKANNATTNKAQYGGFLYSNNTTNITDNNILTYNSASKNGGAIYNIGTLYLRNNNLTGNSASKNGGAVDNEKTAIIIYNSMIKNSATSLGGAIYNNGLCEMPGNTFRNNTATYGGAIYNKNTSALSSSKFNENSAKQGGAIYNANLLTMASCTGINATNIYNSANATLNTTMKYISTKISVKSINTTTGNVVIFNATVLDVVGNKLNIGRVQFYVNGTSMGFAKVSNGIASLSNRLSVLNAGTYTITAVYTADNIYNSVNGTAKLVLNKIITKTTSSKINITIGQTGTSTVNVTDNNGKAVGTGSVTVSVNNAVIGTYNLTNGSVKFTYKPANTFANSNITLKVVYNGNGAYNRSTYTGSITVKGLNEVYVSKNGNNSNIGSKSSPYKTIGYALSHVAINGTVYVTAGTYYENNLTTTRSVNITGLSNPNSVILSGSNKKGYLFANNGNESTVNIRNITFTNSTTASSLTGTVSSIGVIYVDNCVFDNLKANESLSASAIYATGYLVMYNTTIRNNKMYKTSDSTIINTGNNIVLVDIKFINNAASGNNAGGTALYLINSNTTVYNCTFINNTATGVNATGGAIKKVSGNLSLNNNTFINNTVSGTGYVFGGAVANFNGQLYVLNTTFNSNSAKSTNSVAGAGALYNQNTILLVYNSTFRSNTATGKNTYGGATYNYITYASYVNSVFTANKATSTGMSIGGAVYFYSGTLTSSYTRFTNNLAKGKTVYGGAFYFEGSSLNITKAVFTSNVANSTNSSAGGAMMIDANATITNSNFTSNHAIGTYNGGGAIVTVGNLTANKNNFISNVASAAGSAISNGGTIKSINGNYWGSTSPSWTSLLYNMNKPSSYSKTKLSN; from the coding sequence TTGATATTATTTATATTAACTTCAGTAGGAGCAATCTCAGCAACAAATTCTTCTAGTGATGATATGAATGATGTTCAAGACAGTTCAGTAAGTGTTCAAACACAAAGTACTGTTAATGAAGTTCAAAATATGAAATCAATAACTAATGAAAATATAACAAATATCAAATCATCAAATAATCAAAAAACATTATCCAAAGATACAAGTGACATAATATATGTAACCAGTAATGGTACAGGTGATGGTAAAACAATAAATAATGCAACAACACTTGAACAAGCATTATCACATATAACAAACAATGGAACAATACAATTAGTAACAAACAATAATGCAAATAGTGATACATACAAGTTTAATAATCAACTAACAATTGACAATACCACAGTAAAAAGTGGAGCAACAATATTTTCAATAATTGGAATATATGGAAAAACAATAACCTTTGATGGACAAAACAAGACAAGAATACTACTTATAACTAATAAATATAACATAACAATAAAAAACATAGTATTTACAAATGCAAATTCAACAACAGGAGCAGCATTATACAACAAAGGAACAATAATACTTAAAAACAATACATTTATCAATAATAATGCAAACTTTGGTGCAGCATTATATTCAATGGGAAATTCAACAATAACAGATAATAATTACTTTATAGCAAACCATGTAACTAAAAATGGTGGAGCAATATATAACTATGGAGTAATGTATCTTAGAAACAATAACTTCACACAAAACACTGCAACTCAATGGAGTGGAGCAGTACATAATGCAAGAAACATAACAATAATGAACAATAGAATGGCATTAAACACAGCAGGACAACTTGGAGGAGCAATTACTAATAATGGTAATGCAACAATCACTGGAAACACTCTTAAACAAAATAGAGGTAAATATGGTGGAGCAATACATAATGGAGAATATGCACTCATTGAGAAAAATATAATCCGAGAAAATAATGCTTCCCAAACTGGTGGTGCAATTGCAAACAAAGGAATAGTAGTTGTAAAAGCAAATAATGCAACAACAAACAAAGCACAATATGGTGGATTCTTATATTCTAATAATACTACAAACATAACAGATAACAATATACTAACATATAACAGTGCAAGTAAGAATGGTGGAGCAATATATAATATTGGAACATTATATCTTAGAAATAATAATCTTACAGGAAATTCTGCAAGTAAAAATGGTGGAGCAGTAGATAATGAAAAAACTGCAATTATCATATATAATTCCATGATTAAAAATAGTGCAACATCTCTAGGTGGAGCAATATATAATAATGGTTTATGTGAAATGCCTGGAAATACATTTAGAAATAACACGGCTACATATGGTGGAGCAATATATAATAAAAACACCTCTGCATTATCAAGTTCTAAATTCAATGAAAATAGTGCAAAACAAGGTGGAGCAATATATAATGCTAATCTTTTAACAATGGCTAGTTGTACTGGAATAAATGCAACTAATATTTATAACAGTGCTAATGCTACATTAAATACTACAATGAAATATATTTCAACAAAAATATCTGTAAAATCAATCAATACAACAACAGGTAATGTTGTAATATTTAATGCTACAGTATTAGATGTGGTAGGTAATAAATTAAATATAGGTCGAGTACAATTCTATGTAAATGGAACAAGTATGGGATTTGCAAAGGTTTCAAATGGAATAGCTTCACTCAGCAATAGATTATCAGTTCTTAATGCAGGAACTTATACTATAACTGCTGTGTATACTGCAGATAACATATATAACTCAGTTAATGGTACTGCAAAATTAGTGTTAAATAAGATTATAACTAAAACCACTTCTTCAAAAATAAATATTACTATAGGTCAAACTGGTACATCAACAGTTAATGTAACTGATAATAATGGAAAAGCTGTTGGTACAGGAAGTGTAACTGTAAGTGTAAATAATGCAGTAATTGGTACATATAATTTAACAAATGGTTCTGTAAAATTCACATATAAACCAGCAAATACATTTGCTAATAGTAATATTACACTAAAAGTAGTATATAATGGAAATGGTGCATATAACAGATCCACATATACGGGAAGTATAACTGTAAAAGGATTAAATGAAGTTTACGTAAGTAAAAATGGTAATAATTCAAATATTGGTAGTAAATCAAGTCCATATAAAACAATTGGATATGCATTAAGTCATGTAGCTATTAATGGTACAGTATATGTAACTGCTGGAACATATTATGAAAATAATCTAACCACTACACGTTCTGTTAATATAACTGGTTTAAGTAATCCTAACTCAGTAATATTATCAGGTAGTAATAAAAAAGGGTACTTATTTGCAAATAATGGTAATGAATCCACAGTAAATATTAGAAATATAACATTTACAAATTCCACTACTGCTTCCTCATTAACAGGTACAGTTTCATCTATTGGTGTAATATATGTGGATAATTGTGTATTTGATAATCTTAAAGCAAATGAAAGTTTATCCGCATCTGCTATATATGCAACAGGATATCTTGTAATGTATAATACAACAATTAGAAATAATAAAATGTATAAAACAAGTGATTCTACTATAATTAATACTGGAAATAATATTGTATTAGTGGATATAAAATTCATTAACAATGCAGCATCAGGAAATAATGCTGGTGGAACTGCATTATACTTGATAAATTCAAATACAACAGTTTATAACTGTACATTTATAAATAATACAGCAACGGGAGTAAATGCAACAGGTGGAGCAATTAAGAAAGTATCTGGTAATTTATCATTAAATAATAATACATTTATAAATAATACTGTATCTGGAACAGGATATGTATTTGGTGGAGCAGTAGCTAACTTTAATGGTCAGTTATATGTATTAAATACTACATTTAATAGTAATTCTGCTAAATCAACTAACTCTGTAGCTGGTGCTGGAGCATTATATAATCAAAATACAATATTATTAGTATATAACTCTACTTTCCGTTCAAACACAGCAACTGGAAAAAATACCTATGGTGGAGCAACATATAATTATATAACTTATGCATCCTATGTAAACAGTGTATTTACAGCTAATAAGGCAACTTCAACAGGTATGTCTATTGGTGGAGCAGTGTACTTCTATAGTGGTACATTAACTTCTAGTTACACAAGATTTACAAATAACTTAGCTAAAGGTAAAACAGTATATGGTGGAGCATTCTACTTTGAAGGTTCATCATTAAATATAACTAAAGCAGTATTCACAAGCAATGTTGCAAACAGTACTAATTCATCTGCTGGTGGAGCTATGATGATAGATGCTAATGCTACAATTACAAATAGTAATTTCACATCAAACCATGCTATAGGTACATATAATGGTGGAGGAGCTATTGTAACTGTAGGTAATTTAACAGCAAATAAAAATAATTTCATAAGTAATGTTGCAAGTGCTGCTGGAAGTGCAATATCTAATGGTGGAACTATTAAGTCTATTAATGGTAACTATTGGGGATCTACTTCTCCAAGTTGGACTAGTTTATTATATAATATGAATAAACCTTCAAGTTACTCTAAGACTAAATTATCAAATTAG
- a CDS encoding carboxymuconolactone decarboxylase family protein: MQLTSKAKENYEKFLQNYNSTLEETDPELAEILRNFIYDEVEENSLLPDRSKMLIILATLITNQSTKLYEIMLQSAVNIGIKAIEIKEVLYQTIPYAGLSKVYDFIDITNQVFDEIGIDIPLPGQSTTNHENRKQKGHNIQVDYFGEENINTMNENTPNGQKHFNDYLEGFCFGDFYTRTGLTDQDRELITFTILLSLRGCENQLRGHTAANLTVGNDKQTLIYAITTLMPYIGFPRTLNALAIVNEICNGEDKLCQNH, from the coding sequence ATGCAATTAACAAGTAAAGCAAAAGAAAACTATGAAAAATTTTTACAAAATTACAATTCAACACTAGAAGAAACAGACCCAGAATTAGCAGAAATACTAAGAAACTTCATATATGATGAAGTAGAAGAAAACAGCCTACTACCCGACCGAAGTAAAATGCTAATAATACTAGCAACGCTAATAACAAACCAATCCACAAAATTATATGAAATCATGCTACAATCAGCAGTAAATATAGGTATTAAAGCAATAGAAATAAAAGAAGTATTATACCAAACAATACCATATGCAGGACTATCCAAAGTATATGATTTTATAGATATAACAAACCAAGTATTTGACGAAATAGGAATAGATATACCACTACCAGGACAATCAACAACAAATCATGAAAACAGGAAACAAAAAGGACATAACATACAAGTAGACTACTTTGGAGAAGAAAATATCAACACAATGAATGAAAATACACCAAATGGACAAAAACACTTTAATGACTACTTAGAAGGCTTCTGTTTTGGAGATTTTTATACTAGAACAGGACTCACAGATCAAGATAGAGAACTAATAACATTCACAATACTATTATCTCTTAGAGGATGTGAAAATCAACTAAGAGGACATACTGCAGCAAATCTAACTGTAGGAAATGATAAACAAACACTTATATATGCGATAACAACTTTAATGCCATATATTGGTTTTCCAAGAACACTCAATGCATTAGCAATTGTAAATGAAATATGTAACGGGGAGGATAAATTATGTCAAAACCATTAA
- a CDS encoding flavodoxin, with translation MSKPLIIYYSRNGENYSNGEIINLPIGNAERITNYIQEKTGADTFKVETIQEYPKDYMKTTEIAEEELKNNARPELKKYLDNINEYDEIYICSPNWWETLPMAMFSQLEKLDFEQKTVKTVITHEGSEIGRVMRDIHKLCEGADIKKAIAIHGSNIDSEITKVDCLINE, from the coding sequence ATGTCAAAACCATTAATAATATACTATTCACGTAATGGAGAAAACTACTCAAATGGAGAAATAATTAATTTACCTATTGGAAATGCAGAAAGAATAACAAATTACATTCAAGAAAAAACAGGTGCAGATACATTCAAAGTAGAAACAATACAAGAATATCCAAAAGATTATATGAAAACCACAGAAATTGCAGAAGAAGAACTAAAAAACAATGCAAGACCTGAACTTAAAAAATACTTGGATAATATAAATGAGTATGATGAAATTTACATATGCTCACCAAATTGGTGGGAAACACTACCTATGGCAATGTTTTCTCAACTAGAAAAACTTGACTTTGAACAAAAAACAGTAAAAACAGTCATAACACATGAAGGATCAGAAATAGGTCGTGTAATGAGAGATATTCATAAATTATGTGAAGGTGCAGATATTAAAAAAGCAATTGCAATACATGGAAGCAATATTGATTCTGAAATAACTAAAGTTGATTGTTTAATTAATGAATAA